A single genomic interval of Adhaeribacter pallidiroseus harbors:
- a CDS encoding glycosyltransferase has protein sequence MHVFMWGCWGLLMAYGWVILRRWYAWLKMPVVVKNSSIPQTYISVIIPVRNEAQHILALLQDLEQQTYTISNFEVIVIDDHSEDETASLIQKFKKKSDLPVHLISLQDYPGRLQKKAAITTGITVAKGQLMVQTDGDCRVTPNWLFTLAQYYEQTNVQCIAGPVALLEANSLFTRMQVVEFASLIGVGGASIALGKPNMCNGANLAYTRQAFIMVQGFAGNEQLASGDDEFLMHKIAKSFPGQIAFLKSPETIVRTAAQASLSTFMQQRIRWASKWPNYSQWHIKLLALLVFGVNLGLFSSFFIWLCRGIAGTQVVYLYFFKFLIDSLFLVTVLRFLYRKMYIAYLIPLQFVYIPYVLYTALLGLRGTYNWKSRRVKK, from the coding sequence GGTTGTTGGGGTTTATTAATGGCTTATGGCTGGGTTATTCTGCGGCGCTGGTACGCTTGGCTTAAAATGCCGGTTGTTGTGAAAAATTCCAGTATCCCGCAAACTTATATTTCGGTGATTATTCCGGTCCGGAACGAGGCCCAGCATATTTTGGCGCTATTGCAGGATTTAGAGCAGCAAACATACACCATTTCTAATTTTGAAGTAATAGTTATTGATGACCATTCCGAAGACGAAACGGCTAGCCTCATACAAAAATTTAAAAAAAAGAGCGATTTACCGGTTCACCTAATTTCATTACAGGATTATCCGGGTAGGTTACAAAAAAAAGCGGCCATTACTACCGGCATTACTGTAGCAAAGGGCCAGTTAATGGTACAAACCGATGGCGATTGTCGGGTAACACCCAATTGGCTTTTTACTTTGGCCCAGTATTACGAGCAAACAAATGTTCAATGCATTGCTGGCCCAGTGGCATTGCTGGAGGCTAACTCATTATTTACCCGGATGCAGGTAGTAGAGTTTGCCAGTTTAATAGGGGTAGGTGGGGCATCTATTGCCTTAGGTAAACCAAATATGTGCAATGGAGCAAATTTAGCTTACACGCGGCAGGCTTTTATAATGGTGCAAGGTTTTGCCGGAAACGAGCAGCTTGCCTCCGGCGACGATGAATTTTTGATGCACAAAATAGCAAAAAGTTTTCCCGGGCAAATCGCTTTTTTAAAATCTCCCGAAACAATTGTGCGCACGGCGGCACAAGCATCTCTTTCAACTTTTATGCAGCAACGTATACGGTGGGCTAGTAAATGGCCAAACTACTCGCAATGGCACATTAAGCTTCTGGCACTATTGGTTTTCGGGGTAAATTTAGGTTTGTTCAGCAGCTTTTTTATTTGGTTGTGCCGGGGTATTGCCGGTACGCAGGTAGTTTATTTGTATTTTTTTAAATTTTTAATCGACAGTTTGTTTTTAGTAACCGTACTGCGTTTTTTATACCGGAAAATGTATATTGCTTATCTTATTCCGTTACAATTCGTTTATATACCTTACGTACTTTATACTGCTCTGCTGGGTCTGCGAGGTACTTATAACTGGAAAAGCCGACGAGTTAAAAAATAA